The proteins below come from a single Candidatus Delongbacteria bacterium genomic window:
- a CDS encoding phosphoglycerate kinase has translation MAKKSIRDLEVRGRRVLCRVDFNVPLDSAGHVTDSLRIRAALPTIEHLLKGGARLILMSHLGRPKGGPAPEFSLRPVQQELAKLLGQPVAFSADCIGTEAEAAAHALKDGEVLLLENLRFHAGEEKNAPDFVTALARLGELYVNDAFGTAHRAHASTEGVARALGNATGGFLMEKELRFLNDELADPTRPLVAVLGGAKVSGKIDVIENLIAKVDSIVVGGGMMFTFYKAMGLDIGSSLLEEDRVQMARDLMERCRAAGVELLLPVDVLVADRFAPDAGTQVVDRERIPAGWIGVDIGPRSIEAIRALLGKANTVVWNGPMGVFEMEPFSHGTLAVARALVQRTAAGAITIVGGGDSAAAVAAAGLEDGFSHVSTGGGASLELLEGKLLPGVEALDEA, from the coding sequence ATGGCCAAGAAAAGCATTCGTGACCTGGAGGTCCGCGGCCGCCGCGTGCTCTGCCGGGTCGATTTCAACGTGCCCCTCGACAGTGCCGGGCACGTCACCGATTCCCTGCGCATCCGCGCCGCCTTGCCCACCATCGAGCACCTGCTCAAGGGCGGCGCACGCCTGATTCTGATGAGCCATCTGGGTCGGCCCAAGGGCGGCCCGGCCCCCGAGTTCAGCCTGCGCCCCGTGCAGCAGGAACTGGCGAAGCTGCTGGGCCAGCCGGTGGCCTTCAGCGCGGACTGCATCGGAACCGAAGCCGAAGCGGCCGCCCACGCCCTCAAGGATGGCGAGGTGCTGCTGCTCGAGAACCTGCGCTTCCACGCGGGCGAGGAGAAGAATGCGCCCGACTTCGTGACGGCCCTGGCCCGGCTGGGCGAACTCTACGTGAACGACGCCTTCGGCACGGCCCACCGCGCGCACGCCTCCACCGAGGGGGTGGCCCGTGCGCTGGGCAATGCCACCGGTGGGTTCCTGATGGAGAAGGAGCTGCGGTTCCTGAATGATGAGCTGGCAGATCCGACACGTCCGCTGGTGGCCGTGCTGGGCGGTGCCAAGGTCAGTGGCAAGATCGACGTGATCGAAAACCTGATCGCCAAGGTCGACAGCATCGTGGTGGGAGGTGGCATGATGTTCACCTTCTACAAGGCGATGGGACTGGACATCGGGTCCAGCCTGCTGGAAGAAGATCGCGTTCAGATGGCCCGGGATCTGATGGAACGTTGCCGGGCCGCGGGCGTTGAACTGCTGTTGCCCGTGGATGTGCTGGTGGCCGACCGCTTCGCGCCCGACGCCGGGACCCAGGTGGTGGACCGCGAACGGATTCCCGCCGGCTGGATCGGAGTGGACATCGGCCCGCGCAGCATCGAGGCCATTCGCGCCCTGCTGGGCAAGGCCAACACGGTGGTCTGGAACGGCCCGATGGGAGTCTTCGAGATGGAACCCTTCTCCCACGGCACCCTGGCGGTGGCCCGCGCGCTGGTCCAGCGCACGGCCGCCGGTGCGATCACCATCGTCGGCGGAGGAGACAGCGCGGCAGCCGTGGCCGCTGCCGGTCTGGAAGACGGCTTCAGCCATGTCAGCACGGGCGGCGGTGCCAGCCTGGAACTGCTCGAGGGCAAGCTGCTGCCCGGCGTGGAAGCCCTGGACGAAGCCTGA
- a CDS encoding M3 family oligoendopeptidase — protein MKSVPHSTSAPSSTPNGPAWNIACEYPALDSPEFLEDHRRFLELHGQIETLSTKMGPLLESITDGDTQRQTLLVAAARELNRLSREAGLIAANMGTWLGCLLSVESSNALARGVQARLRSENSRLAQALEPLNQFTLRASDELLEVYLQDPLAAESRFYLTQSRKLRDQLLSPEEETLESSLSLDGHTAWGSLYTTLAASMTVPLGGRQLGLAQAAGQLQNPERAQREEAFRAINSGWQVHRETAASILNSIAGWRHEMYARRGKGRPVHFLQPALHVNRMQPETLHNLILAAEDARPLARRALALMANALELEQLAPWDLAAPLPAALRTDSNLLSFEDAMDQVVEAYGTVSPEMARFARSMQDQGFIEGRNQPGKRTGAYCTRFLRSRTQRVFMTWSGGGQNLRTLAHELGHAFHGHVMRDLPVVQQGYPMSLAETASIFAENVLGAHTLAGASDPRAIFEAQWPVLSSCGSMLLNIPMRFTFENEFYERRSEGPLLPDQFSELMLKHWTQWYGAATSEGDPMFWANKLHFSMTGTSFYNFPYLFGFLYSLTVLNQRERLGEGFFAAYSGLLMDTGRMTVEDLSRKHLGMDVRRREFWQGALEHLETQVNHAESALARLLPGGTR, from the coding sequence ATGAAATCAGTTCCGCACAGCACATCGGCCCCCTCGTCCACTCCCAACGGCCCGGCCTGGAACATCGCCTGCGAATACCCGGCGCTGGACAGCCCCGAATTTCTCGAAGACCACCGCCGGTTTCTGGAACTTCATGGCCAGATCGAAACCCTCTCGACGAAGATGGGCCCGCTGCTGGAGTCGATCACCGACGGCGACACCCAGCGCCAGACCCTGCTGGTGGCCGCCGCGCGCGAACTGAACCGGCTGTCGCGGGAAGCGGGGCTGATCGCGGCCAACATGGGCACCTGGCTGGGCTGTCTGCTGTCGGTCGAGAGCTCCAACGCCCTGGCCCGCGGAGTGCAGGCCCGCCTGCGCAGCGAGAATTCCCGCCTGGCCCAGGCCCTGGAACCGTTGAACCAGTTCACCCTGCGCGCTTCCGACGAGTTGCTGGAGGTCTACCTGCAGGACCCACTGGCCGCCGAGTCGCGCTTTTACCTGACCCAGAGCCGCAAGCTGCGTGATCAGTTGCTGAGTCCCGAGGAAGAAACCCTCGAGAGCTCGCTGAGCCTCGACGGGCACACCGCCTGGGGCAGCCTGTACACCACGCTGGCCGCCAGCATGACCGTGCCCCTGGGCGGGCGCCAGCTGGGGCTGGCCCAGGCCGCGGGCCAGTTGCAGAACCCCGAGCGCGCCCAGCGCGAGGAGGCCTTTCGCGCGATCAATTCGGGCTGGCAGGTGCATCGCGAGACGGCGGCCTCGATCCTCAATTCCATTGCGGGCTGGCGCCATGAGATGTACGCCCGCCGTGGCAAGGGCCGTCCGGTGCACTTTCTGCAGCCGGCCCTGCACGTCAACCGGATGCAGCCGGAAACCCTGCACAACCTGATCCTGGCCGCCGAGGATGCCCGCCCGCTGGCCCGTCGCGCCCTCGCGCTGATGGCCAATGCCCTCGAGCTGGAGCAACTGGCGCCCTGGGATCTGGCTGCTCCGCTGCCCGCTGCCCTGCGCACCGATTCCAACTTGCTGAGCTTCGAAGACGCCATGGACCAGGTGGTGGAAGCCTACGGCACCGTATCGCCCGAGATGGCCCGCTTTGCCCGCTCCATGCAGGATCAGGGGTTCATCGAAGGCCGCAACCAGCCGGGCAAGCGCACGGGCGCCTATTGTACGCGCTTCCTGCGCAGCCGTACCCAACGTGTGTTCATGACCTGGAGCGGGGGCGGCCAGAACCTGCGCACCCTGGCGCACGAACTGGGACACGCCTTCCACGGCCACGTGATGCGCGACCTGCCCGTGGTGCAGCAGGGTTACCCCATGAGCCTGGCCGAAACCGCCAGCATCTTCGCCGAGAACGTGCTGGGCGCGCACACCCTGGCGGGAGCCAGCGACCCGCGCGCGATCTTCGAGGCCCAGTGGCCCGTGCTCTCCAGTTGCGGCAGCATGCTGCTGAACATTCCGATGCGCTTCACCTTCGAGAATGAATTCTACGAGCGCCGCAGCGAAGGTCCGCTGCTGCCCGACCAGTTCAGCGAGCTGATGCTCAAGCACTGGACCCAGTGGTACGGCGCGGCCACCAGCGAAGGCGACCCGATGTTCTGGGCCAACAAGCTGCACTTCTCCATGACCGGCACCAGCTTCTACAACTTCCCCTACCTCTTCGGCTTCCTCTACAGCCTGACCGTGCTCAACCAGCGCGAACGGCTGGGCGAGGGGTTCTTCGCGGCGTACAGCGGTCTGTTGATGGACACCGGGCGGATGACCGTGGAAGATCTGTCCCGGAAGCATCTGGGCATGGACGTGCGCCGCCGGGAATTCTGGCAGGGCGCACTGGAACACCTCGAAACCCAGGTCAACCACGCCGAAAGTGCGCTGGCCCGCTTGCTGCCTGGAGGCACACGGTGA
- a CDS encoding MFS transporter, with protein sequence MTHDDGSSRRTMGVLFLTLFLDLVGFSIIFPLFPALLEYYISLEGSSGLLGSVLHQLDRIGAMLGAGGGTTARIVLFGGFLSFLYSLLQFVAAPLAGTLSDRWGRRPVILFSVCGIALSYLLWVFAHSFWLLVLARLLGGLMGSNITTVTAAVADISGEKSRSRGMAIIGIAFGVGMIVGPALGGLTALIRLDLLLPGVPGLNPFSAPALLAFLLALVNLVQIQRRLPETLRPGQRNPDAVRRSLNLFRLFSPLPYPGANANNLAYFVFILAFSGAEFTLTFLAAERLGFGPGQNGLLFVYIGVVLAAVQGGFVRRRASAIGEARMALAGLLILIPGMLLIAAAYSLPWLLVGLFLLSSGSAMVMPCLTTLASLFSPPHEQGRVLGVFRSLGALARTLGPLLACTFYWRHGAGFAWLLGAASLLLPLVIIHRLPLPPRREAEA encoded by the coding sequence GTGACTCACGACGACGGGTCGTCACGGCGCACGATGGGTGTGCTGTTTCTGACCCTGTTTCTGGACCTGGTGGGCTTCTCGATCATCTTTCCGCTCTTCCCGGCGCTGCTCGAGTACTACATCAGTCTCGAAGGCAGCAGCGGCCTGCTGGGCTCCGTGCTGCATCAGCTGGACCGGATCGGCGCCATGCTGGGCGCAGGCGGGGGCACCACCGCGCGCATCGTGCTCTTCGGGGGCTTTCTCAGTTTTCTCTATTCGCTGCTGCAGTTCGTGGCGGCTCCGCTGGCCGGTACACTCTCCGACCGCTGGGGGCGCCGGCCGGTGATTCTGTTCTCGGTCTGTGGCATCGCGCTGTCCTACCTGCTCTGGGTCTTCGCCCACAGTTTCTGGTTGCTGGTGCTGGCTCGCCTGCTGGGCGGCCTGATGGGCAGCAACATCACCACCGTGACCGCCGCGGTGGCCGACATCTCCGGGGAGAAGTCCCGCAGCCGGGGCATGGCGATCATCGGCATCGCCTTCGGTGTGGGCATGATCGTGGGTCCGGCACTGGGCGGGCTGACCGCGCTGATCCGGCTGGACCTGCTGCTGCCCGGGGTGCCCGGACTGAATCCCTTCTCCGCCCCGGCCCTGCTGGCTTTCCTGCTGGCTCTGGTGAACCTGGTGCAGATCCAGCGCCGCCTGCCCGAAACCCTGCGGCCCGGCCAGCGCAATCCCGATGCCGTGAGACGCAGCCTGAATCTCTTCCGGCTGTTTTCACCACTGCCCTACCCGGGGGCCAACGCCAACAACCTGGCCTACTTCGTCTTCATTCTGGCCTTTTCCGGAGCCGAGTTCACCCTCACCTTCCTGGCCGCCGAGCGCCTGGGTTTCGGCCCGGGCCAGAACGGCCTGCTCTTCGTCTACATCGGAGTGGTGCTGGCCGCCGTCCAGGGTGGGTTCGTGCGGCGGCGGGCGTCTGCCATCGGCGAAGCCCGGATGGCACTGGCGGGACTGCTGATCCTGATTCCGGGCATGCTGCTGATCGCAGCGGCCTACAGCCTGCCATGGTTGCTGGTTGGCCTGTTCCTGCTCTCCAGCGGATCGGCCATGGTCATGCCCTGTCTCACCACGCTGGCCTCACTGTTCAGCCCGCCCCACGAGCAGGGCCGCGTGCTGGGTGTCTTCCGCAGTCTGGGCGCACTGGCCCGCACGCTGGGTCCCCTGCTGGCCTGCACCTTCTACTGGCGCCACGGCGCGGGCTTTGCCTGGCTGCTGGGCGCGGCCAGTCTCCTGTTGCCCCTGGTCATCATCCACCGCCTGCCGCTGCCGCCCCGGCGCGAAGCGGAGGCCTGA
- a CDS encoding endonuclease, with translation MNRPSTHFALLALTLLPLSGQCLVIHPSQIDFGLSETDDSTAASAWLVNDQEEPLLPSLLGDSGDAIRIGGELSEIAPGDSLQLELWFQPEQNLDYAGSLVLGGSEGAALLEYTGAGDFPGTTWDDTAGLSGQALLDVLRARVRQHSVLSYTTARTHMFSTIDNVNGQVECVYTGTLVTTSGIPPATTMNTEHSWPQSRFEDPDTATTDLHHLYPTMATVNSSRSNLPFGNVVYPDAGWPQGGSWLGEDENFIQVFEPRDEHKGDVARSLLYFAIHYTNWYDFLTYMEPTLRQWAVQDPVSNKERARNTAIEAVQGNRNPLVDQPALIDRIYSFSGSADFPNNSNLQFWPAALDLGVETDVNETFASLVLHNGGSTSVSLWALAATPALLDFDGFPASLAPGESRLWSLRLSADAEPGEYDITVNFRSTAGNRSFPVRVTLAGSAVPDAEPLPALFTLHPATPNPFNPSTRLSFSLREAASLSLELVDISGRRVRQWSLPGLGAGEHELSWDGLADSGMPAASGVYLLSLRESRGRAQQVQRLLLLR, from the coding sequence ATGAACCGCCCGAGTACACACTTCGCACTGCTGGCTCTGACGCTCTTGCCCCTGAGCGGGCAGTGCCTTGTGATTCACCCCTCACAGATCGACTTCGGCCTCAGCGAGACCGATGACTCCACCGCGGCCAGCGCCTGGCTGGTGAACGACCAGGAAGAGCCCCTGCTGCCCAGTCTGCTGGGCGACAGCGGCGACGCGATCCGCATTGGCGGAGAGCTGAGCGAGATTGCCCCCGGCGACAGCCTGCAACTGGAGCTCTGGTTTCAGCCCGAGCAGAATCTGGACTACGCGGGCAGCCTGGTCCTGGGTGGCAGCGAAGGCGCGGCCCTGCTGGAATACACGGGCGCAGGCGACTTTCCGGGTACCACCTGGGACGACACGGCCGGCCTCAGTGGCCAGGCCCTGCTGGATGTGCTGCGCGCACGCGTGCGCCAGCACAGCGTGCTCAGTTACACCACGGCCCGCACGCACATGTTCTCGACCATCGACAATGTCAACGGGCAGGTGGAGTGCGTCTACACCGGCACTCTGGTCACCACCTCGGGGATTCCTCCCGCGACCACGATGAATACCGAGCACAGCTGGCCCCAGAGCCGCTTCGAGGATCCGGACACGGCCACCACCGACCTGCACCATCTCTATCCCACCATGGCCACGGTGAACAGTTCGCGCAGCAATCTGCCCTTCGGCAACGTGGTCTACCCGGATGCGGGCTGGCCCCAGGGCGGCAGCTGGCTGGGCGAGGACGAGAATTTCATCCAGGTCTTCGAACCGCGCGACGAGCACAAGGGCGATGTGGCACGTTCGCTGCTCTACTTCGCGATCCACTACACCAACTGGTATGACTTTCTGACCTACATGGAGCCCACACTGCGCCAGTGGGCCGTGCAGGACCCGGTGAGCAACAAGGAGCGCGCGCGCAACACGGCCATCGAGGCCGTGCAGGGCAACCGCAACCCGCTGGTGGACCAGCCCGCCCTGATCGACCGGATCTACAGTTTCAGCGGCAGCGCCGACTTTCCCAACAACAGCAACCTGCAGTTCTGGCCCGCGGCCCTCGATCTGGGCGTGGAAACCGATGTCAACGAGACCTTCGCCTCGCTCGTGCTGCACAATGGAGGCAGCACGTCCGTGAGCCTCTGGGCCCTGGCCGCCACTCCGGCGCTGCTGGACTTCGACGGCTTTCCTGCGAGCCTGGCCCCCGGCGAGAGCCGTCTCTGGAGCCTGCGCCTCAGTGCGGACGCCGAACCGGGCGAGTACGACATCACGGTCAACTTCCGCAGCACGGCGGGCAACCGCAGTTTCCCGGTGCGCGTGACCCTGGCCGGCAGCGCCGTGCCCGATGCCGAGCCGCTTCCCGCACTGTTCACCCTGCACCCCGCGACGCCCAATCCCTTCAATCCGAGCACGCGCCTGAGCTTCAGCCTGCGGGAAGCGGCCTCGCTCTCGCTGGAACTGGTGGACATTTCCGGGCGCCGCGTGCGCCAGTGGAGCCTGCCCGGTCTGGGCGCCGGCGAGCACGAGCTGAGCTGGGACGGACTGGCCGACAGCGGCATGCCCGCAGCCAGTGGAGTCTATCTGCTCAGTCTGCGTGAGTCGCGAGGACGCGCGCAGCAGGTACAGCGTCTCCTGCTGCTGCGCTGA
- the ispH gene encoding 4-hydroxy-3-methylbut-2-enyl diphosphate reductase, whose protein sequence is MKIIRARAMGMCFGVKDALEAVDTLPNPDEVSIHGELVHNDVALQQIRARGVTMTGEEERSTLSDRPWLLISAHGISDPERERLLNAGKQLIDTTCPLVKKVHKAAIELHRDGYHVLVIGQPRHVEVRGITGSLPDNYTVVERVEDVTQYPYTRLGVICQSTTAPSKSEIMLAEIRRCNPDADIRHINTICRPTRLRQEAVDELLDQVEALVVVGGSNSNNTREQARLALARGIPAVHVQTADQLDPQWFRPFQVVGLSAGTSTLDSTIEEVYERMLAIADELVHA, encoded by the coding sequence ATGAAGATCATCCGTGCCCGGGCGATGGGCATGTGTTTCGGGGTCAAGGATGCCCTGGAAGCCGTGGATACCCTGCCCAATCCCGACGAAGTCAGCATTCACGGCGAGCTGGTGCACAACGATGTGGCCCTGCAGCAGATCCGTGCCCGCGGGGTGACCATGACCGGCGAGGAAGAACGGTCGACCCTGAGCGACCGACCCTGGCTGCTGATCTCGGCCCACGGCATCAGCGACCCGGAACGCGAGCGTCTGCTGAACGCGGGCAAGCAGCTCATCGACACCACCTGCCCGCTGGTCAAGAAAGTGCACAAGGCGGCCATCGAGCTGCACCGCGACGGGTATCATGTGCTGGTCATCGGCCAGCCACGCCACGTGGAAGTGCGCGGCATCACCGGCAGCCTGCCCGACAACTACACCGTGGTCGAGCGCGTCGAGGATGTGACCCAGTACCCGTACACGCGCCTGGGTGTGATCTGCCAGAGCACGACCGCACCAAGCAAGTCCGAGATCATGCTGGCCGAGATCCGGCGCTGCAACCCCGACGCCGACATCCGCCACATCAACACCATCTGCCGCCCCACCCGCCTGCGCCAGGAAGCGGTGGACGAGTTGCTGGACCAGGTGGAAGCGCTGGTGGTGGTGGGTGGCAGCAATTCCAACAACACGCGCGAGCAGGCCCGTCTGGCCCTGGCCCGCGGCATTCCCGCCGTGCATGTCCAGACCGCCGACCAACTGGATCCCCAGTGGTTCCGGCCTTTCCAGGTCGTGGGACTGAGCGCGGGTACCAGCACCCTGGACAGCACCATCGAGGAAGTCTACGAACGCATGCTGGCCATCGCCGATGAGCTCGTGCACGCGTGA
- the pepT gene encoding peptidase T, protein MPHSLDPAIQDFIRQDVLNRFLAYVKIWTTSDPDSKETPSTARQFDLLRLLESQCRELGLKDVHLAPSGTLYATLPASPGCERAEAFGLVSHVDTSPDQSGENVRPVCHENWQGEPIRFSADEALRLAVEDCPELAMFRGDTIITSSGDTLLGADDKAGVAEIMCAAATFQRFPKLPHGELRLCFTTDEEVSRGTEGVDLDRLPTACYTMDGGLMGELENECFDAWQLRATFRGVAVHPGSAKGVMVHAGMAAARLLAALPEAECPERTAGREGFYYLVHLDAGHEEASLVLLLRDFEPELNAARRRFIEDWVSAARRAEPRLQVTLDWQHQYQNMREKLAQHPHITERAATAIADAGVTLIAKEIRGGTDGSNLTAAGHPTPNIFTGGMLYHSRREWVPLKALCKASEVIVHLARRWTEVEGRPA, encoded by the coding sequence ATGCCCCATTCGCTGGACCCCGCCATTCAGGACTTCATCCGTCAGGATGTGCTGAACCGCTTCCTGGCCTATGTGAAGATCTGGACCACCTCCGATCCTGACAGCAAGGAGACTCCGTCCACGGCGCGTCAGTTCGACCTGCTGCGCCTGCTGGAAAGCCAGTGCCGCGAACTGGGCCTGAAGGATGTGCATCTGGCGCCCTCGGGTACCTTGTACGCCACCCTGCCCGCTAGCCCGGGCTGCGAACGGGCCGAAGCCTTCGGGCTGGTCTCCCACGTGGACACCTCGCCCGACCAGAGCGGCGAGAACGTGCGCCCCGTGTGCCACGAGAACTGGCAGGGCGAACCGATTCGCTTCAGCGCGGACGAAGCCCTGCGGCTGGCCGTGGAAGACTGCCCCGAGCTGGCAATGTTCCGTGGCGACACCATCATCACCTCCAGCGGCGACACCCTGCTGGGCGCGGACGACAAGGCCGGCGTGGCCGAGATCATGTGTGCGGCCGCCACCTTCCAGCGCTTTCCCAAGCTGCCCCACGGCGAATTGCGCCTGTGTTTCACCACGGACGAGGAAGTCAGCCGCGGCACCGAAGGAGTCGACCTGGACCGCCTGCCCACGGCGTGTTACACCATGGATGGCGGGCTGATGGGCGAGCTCGAGAACGAGTGCTTTGACGCCTGGCAGCTCAGGGCCACCTTCCGTGGCGTGGCCGTGCATCCCGGCAGCGCCAAGGGCGTGATGGTGCACGCCGGCATGGCCGCCGCCCGCCTGCTGGCCGCCCTGCCCGAAGCCGAGTGCCCCGAGCGCACCGCGGGCCGCGAGGGCTTCTACTATCTGGTGCATCTGGACGCCGGCCACGAAGAGGCCAGCCTGGTGCTGCTGCTGCGCGATTTCGAACCGGAACTGAACGCCGCACGTCGGCGATTCATCGAAGACTGGGTGAGCGCCGCCCGCCGCGCGGAACCGCGCCTGCAGGTGACTCTGGACTGGCAGCACCAGTACCAGAACATGCGCGAGAAGCTGGCCCAGCACCCCCACATCACCGAGCGCGCGGCCACCGCCATCGCCGACGCGGGGGTGACGCTGATCGCCAAGGAAATCCGCGGCGGTACCGACGGCAGCAACCTGACCGCCGCGGGCCACCCCACCCCCAACATCTTCACCGGGGGCATGCTCTATCACTCCAGGCGCGAATGGGTGCCGCTGAAGGCACTCTGCAAGGCCAGCGAGGTCATCGTGCATCTGGCCCGACGCTGGACCGAGGTGGAAGGACGCCCCGCATGA